From one Pontibacillus sp. HMF3514 genomic stretch:
- a CDS encoding CBS domain-containing protein, with translation MKEDVAVCTPEDNLSTAASKMKENDIGVVPVCEAEQKYVGLLTERTMINKGYAENKEGSTKVQEVMDDHAPSATPDTTVEEARKLMNDKNLQHLPIVKGEKLVGIISLSELPTDQHQH, from the coding sequence ATGAAGGAAGATGTTGCCGTTTGTACTCCTGAAGATAACTTATCTACAGCTGCATCCAAAATGAAAGAAAATGACATTGGTGTAGTTCCAGTATGTGAAGCTGAGCAAAAATATGTAGGTCTTCTTACTGAACGCACTATGATCAATAAAGGATATGCTGAGAATAAAGAAGGCTCTACAAAAGTACAAGAAGTTATGGACGATCATGCCCCTTCAGCTACACCAGACACTACAGTTGAAGAAGCACGCAAACTAATGAATGATAAAAACCTTCAACACTTACCAATTGTTAAAGGTGAAAAGCTTGTAGGCATCATTTCATTATCAGAACTACCTACTGATCAACATCAACATTAA
- the eis gene encoding enhanced intracellular survival protein Eis: MERIVHCDRNHDDAVLDLGEYAFRYKLSESERNLRKERMKQEHIIGIFEEELLASKLHLLPQYLFLGGKSIPFGGIAGVATWPEFRRKGHVSQLMNKSLEEMRSRHMPLSMLHPFDIDFYRKFGWELTQYTHTVDLKPRDIPSYKIKGNVARVKYDENKRVLHEIYRRHAKRYGLMLDRNEYWWKYRVISEDDFILMSYNEKGEEDGFLIANISKDQLTIEEWFYDSNEASQRLLTWIRNHDSMVQKVKMMLAPDDPILFYLHNPRVKEDRHAYFMSRIVDVESFFTQYPYQNHADVTVQLDVTDEAAEWNNGSWFLTIQNKQVSITNDSQETDVYVKGDIQSLAALWLNAQRVEDLLFFKRIHVEGDIEQLKTLIVKETPALLDFF, translated from the coding sequence ATGGAAAGGATCGTACATTGTGATAGGAATCATGATGATGCAGTTTTGGACCTAGGGGAGTATGCCTTTCGCTATAAATTAAGTGAGTCAGAGCGTAACCTTAGAAAAGAACGTATGAAGCAAGAACATATTATAGGTATATTTGAAGAGGAGCTACTTGCATCTAAACTTCATTTACTCCCACAATACTTATTTTTAGGTGGTAAATCCATACCTTTTGGAGGGATTGCAGGAGTTGCTACATGGCCTGAATTTCGAAGAAAAGGACATGTGAGTCAATTAATGAATAAATCTCTTGAAGAAATGCGATCGAGACATATGCCTCTCTCCATGCTACACCCGTTTGATATTGATTTTTATCGCAAGTTTGGTTGGGAGTTAACTCAATACACACACACAGTTGATTTAAAGCCTAGAGACATCCCTTCATATAAAATAAAGGGAAATGTAGCCAGAGTAAAATATGATGAGAATAAGCGTGTATTACATGAGATATACAGGCGTCATGCTAAACGTTATGGACTGATGTTGGATAGAAACGAATATTGGTGGAAATATCGAGTTATTTCTGAGGATGACTTCATTTTAATGTCATATAACGAAAAGGGAGAAGAGGACGGATTTCTCATAGCTAACATAAGTAAAGACCAACTAACGATAGAAGAATGGTTTTATGATTCAAATGAAGCATCTCAACGGTTACTTACTTGGATTCGTAATCATGATTCGATGGTTCAGAAGGTCAAAATGATGTTAGCACCAGACGATCCTATATTATTTTATTTACATAATCCACGTGTAAAAGAGGATCGACATGCGTATTTTATGTCAAGAATAGTAGATGTGGAATCGTTTTTCACACAGTACCCTTATCAAAATCATGCAGATGTAACGGTTCAGCTAGATGTTACAGATGAGGCAGCTGAGTGGAATAATGGTTCTTGGTTCTTAACCATACAAAACAAACAGGTTTCAATTACAAACGATTCTCAGGAAACTGATGTCTATGTAAAAGGGGATATTCAATCCTTAGCAGCTTTATGGCTTAATGCACAAAGAGTGGAGGATTTATTATTTTTTAAACGAATCCACGTTGAAGGGGATATAGAACAGTTGAAGACCCTTATCGTCAAAGAGACCCCTGCATTATTAGATTTTTTCTAA
- the mscL gene encoding large conductance mechanosensitive channel protein MscL, producing the protein MWKEFKAFAIKGNVFDLAIAVIIGAAFSKIVDSLVNDIIMPSAGLLIGGVNLKDLSFSIHEVTIQYGAFLQTMVDFFIIAFGIFMFLKVIFKLRGKSKSYQFQEETTDQILSEIRDIVKDSHQIRYQNADKRPEIKLKVK; encoded by the coding sequence ATGTGGAAAGAATTCAAAGCTTTTGCTATTAAAGGGAATGTTTTTGACTTAGCTATCGCTGTCATTATCGGTGCTGCTTTTAGTAAAATAGTCGATTCACTTGTGAATGATATTATTATGCCTTCTGCAGGTCTCTTAATAGGTGGTGTGAACCTAAAGGACCTATCATTCTCCATTCATGAAGTTACAATCCAATATGGAGCTTTTCTGCAAACGATGGTGGACTTTTTTATTATTGCATTTGGTATTTTTATGTTTTTGAAGGTGATTTTTAAACTTAGAGGGAAATCAAAAAGCTATCAGTTTCAAGAAGAAACTACGGACCAAATACTTAGTGAGATCCGAGATATTGTAAAAGATTCTCATCAAATAAGATACCAAAATGCTGATAAAAGACCTGAGATCAAACTAAAAGTGAAATAA
- a CDS encoding CBS domain-containing protein yields MKAIRDVMTTDVSVCTSNDTLYEAAVKMKEKNVGAIPVCDDDQNLLGMVTDRDLVIRGYAEKHSGSTKIQEAMSDHLTSATPDTSIQEASKLMADKQIRRLPIVENGKLVGIVSLGDLSIEKESNEAAGHALEEISERPEVH; encoded by the coding sequence ATGAAAGCCATTCGTGACGTAATGACAACAGATGTTTCTGTATGTACTTCAAATGACACTCTGTATGAAGCAGCAGTTAAAATGAAGGAAAAAAACGTTGGAGCAATTCCAGTTTGTGACGATGACCAAAACTTACTTGGTATGGTAACAGACCGTGACCTTGTTATTCGAGGATATGCGGAAAAGCATTCTGGATCGACAAAAATTCAAGAAGCTATGAGTGACCATTTAACTTCAGCTACTCCAGATACATCCATTCAAGAGGCAAGTAAGCTTATGGCAGACAAACAAATTCGTCGTCTACCAATTGTAGAAAACGGCAAGTTAGTCGGTATCGTATCTCTTGGGGATCTTTCTATCGAGAAGGAATCAAATGAAGCTGCTGGACATGCATTAGAAGAAATATCTGAACGTCCAGAGGTTCACTAA
- the ytvI gene encoding sporulation integral membrane protein YtvI has product MLYLNRDVVKGASRSKLFRILSKKQWIILFVGILFLIAAYFILPVSIPIITAFVTALFLNPAVRMLQYRFKFKRKLSVIIVYIAFLVLISIIGTYVVTKVVTQVIQVAENADTYISQVEDFVFEWEEDYNQLAGQFPEKYTKAFEDQMSKQFNSYKKSFQFINIDKVTNWASQLPQYLVSFLVYLIALFLFMLEMPRLKAKSYEYMTTKTAEKVRFMNSRLSYVVFGFLKAQFLVSLIIFIFSLIGLLFIAPKVAIIMSLIIWVVDFIPIIGSIAVVGPWALYVFLTGDVVFGTKLSILAIVLLAIRRTVEPKVMGRHIGLSPLATLIAMYLGLKLIGVLGFFIGPLIVIAFNSAREAGIIKMNWKI; this is encoded by the coding sequence ATGCTATATTTAAATAGAGATGTAGTGAAAGGAGCCTCCAGATCAAAATTGTTTCGAATCCTTAGTAAAAAACAATGGATAATACTTTTTGTAGGCATATTATTTTTAATTGCCGCTTATTTTATATTACCTGTCTCAATACCTATAATAACAGCGTTCGTTACAGCTTTATTCCTAAATCCTGCAGTCCGTATGTTGCAGTATCGATTTAAATTTAAACGAAAACTATCAGTAATCATTGTGTACATAGCTTTTCTTGTATTAATCTCCATCATTGGAACCTATGTTGTAACCAAGGTTGTTACACAAGTCATACAAGTTGCAGAAAACGCTGATACGTATATTTCACAAGTTGAGGATTTTGTATTTGAGTGGGAAGAAGATTACAATCAATTAGCCGGTCAATTCCCTGAAAAGTACACTAAAGCATTTGAAGATCAAATGTCTAAGCAATTTAATAGCTATAAAAAGAGTTTTCAATTTATAAATATTGATAAGGTTACAAATTGGGCGAGCCAACTACCTCAATACTTGGTTAGCTTTCTAGTATATTTAATTGCCCTATTCCTCTTTATGTTGGAAATGCCGCGATTAAAAGCGAAATCTTATGAGTATATGACAACGAAAACTGCAGAGAAAGTACGATTCATGAATTCCAGACTTTCTTATGTTGTATTTGGCTTTCTTAAAGCGCAATTTCTAGTATCGCTTATTATTTTTATATTTAGCTTGATTGGATTATTGTTTATAGCACCAAAAGTCGCAATCATTATGTCACTCATCATTTGGGTGGTAGATTTCATTCCAATTATCGGATCAATTGCTGTAGTTGGTCCATGGGCATTGTACGTATTTTTAACAGGAGATGTCGTATTTGGTACAAAGCTTTCCATATTAGCCATCGTCCTATTAGCCATTCGTCGTACAGTTGAACCGAAAGTAATGGGCCGTCATATCGGATTATCACCACTTGCAACGCTTATTGCTATGTATTTAGGTTTGAAGCTTATCGGTGTTCTTGGATTCTTTATTGGTCCACTAATCGTCATAGCATTTAATTCGGCTAGAGAAGCTGGGATCATCAAAATGAATTGGAAGATATAA
- a CDS encoding GNAT family N-acetyltransferase — MATRKMDIESQRLFIKPISIEEAQNLMVDAESYPEWLDVPYDALWPDDGLKALLPIYVEALEKDEKEYGFGPWIMLDKHKQMVIGDIGFKGSPISGIVEIGYYVSKIHRNQGYAKEAVEAMLQWAFSHEDVRIVTASCQPSNIPSCRVLESCGFMKSREEDGVVWFETRKERHYGKDRTL; from the coding sequence GTGGCAACAAGAAAAATGGATATAGAAAGTCAACGATTATTTATTAAACCCATTTCAATTGAAGAAGCACAAAACTTAATGGTAGATGCAGAAAGTTATCCTGAATGGCTTGATGTTCCTTATGATGCCCTTTGGCCTGATGACGGATTAAAAGCTCTATTGCCTATTTATGTAGAGGCACTTGAAAAAGATGAAAAGGAATATGGGTTTGGTCCATGGATCATGCTTGATAAACACAAGCAAATGGTGATTGGAGATATAGGATTTAAAGGTTCTCCAATTAGTGGAATCGTTGAGATTGGGTATTACGTTTCGAAAATACACCGTAACCAAGGTTATGCTAAAGAAGCTGTGGAAGCGATGTTACAGTGGGCGTTTAGTCATGAGGATGTTAGAATTGTAACAGCTTCGTGCCAACCGAGTAATATTCCGTCCTGTCGTGTTTTAGAATCATGTGGTTTTATGAAGAGTCGAGAGGAGGATGGCGTCGTTTGGTTTGAGACCCGAAAGGAGAGACATTATGGAAAGGATCGTACATTGTGA